A stretch of the Synechocystis sp. PCC 7338 genome encodes the following:
- a CDS encoding ABC transporter permease — translation MINIFRIWAIAANGFREVIRDRILYVIGFFAILMALALRILPEISVGADGKIFLDLGLAATSLLGAIVAIFVGTGLINKEIEKRTVLVLIPKPLSRSELIIGKHLGLSGVLAAMLVIMTSIYLAMLAWAKIPFSPTAILISQGFLLLELAVLTAIAILFGVFTSSILATLLSFGVYFMGHISRDLLKLGEITKNANIETLTKYLYLVLPNLERFNLKNEAVYGILPASGELWANLLYGILYITLMLTLANLIFTRRQF, via the coding sequence ATGATCAACATTTTTAGGATTTGGGCGATCGCCGCCAATGGTTTTCGAGAGGTTATCCGGGACCGGATTCTTTATGTGATCGGCTTTTTTGCTATTTTGATGGCCCTGGCTCTGCGTATACTGCCAGAAATTTCCGTCGGGGCGGACGGCAAAATTTTCCTCGACCTAGGTTTAGCTGCCACTTCCCTATTGGGGGCGATCGTGGCGATTTTTGTTGGTACGGGTCTGATCAACAAAGAAATCGAGAAACGGACCGTGTTGGTGCTCATTCCCAAGCCCCTCAGCCGCAGTGAACTTATTATCGGCAAACATTTGGGTTTATCGGGGGTGCTGGCTGCCATGTTGGTGATTATGACCAGCATTTATTTGGCCATGTTGGCCTGGGCTAAAATTCCCTTTTCCCCCACTGCCATTCTCATTTCCCAGGGTTTTCTGTTATTAGAACTAGCAGTTCTCACGGCGATCGCCATTTTATTTGGGGTGTTTACCAGTTCTATTTTGGCCACCCTGCTCAGTTTTGGAGTGTACTTTATGGGGCATATCAGCCGGGATTTGCTCAAGTTGGGGGAAATTACCAAAAATGCCAACATCGAAACCTTGACCAAATATCTTTACTTGGTATTGCCCAACCTGGAAAGATTTAATCTCAAGAATGAGGCGGTGTACGGAATTTTGCCCGCCAGCGGCGAACTCTGGGCCAACTTACTCTACGGCATTCTCTACATCACCTTGATGCTCACCCTAGCAAACTTGATTTTTACCCGCAGACAATTCTAG